The sequence below is a genomic window from Chryseobacterium foetidum.
GAATTTATGAGTGCTTCGCTTCCAAACTACGATACAGAAAGAGTATATGTTTCTGATATCAAGAAGCTAGCTCAATGGTACAACACGCTTCACAAGGCAGGTTACATCACTCCTGAAAGTTTTGTAAAAGCAGAGTCTGAAACTGTAGAAGGAGAAGCGGCAGAGGAAATCAACGTAGAAAAAGAAGCTCCTAAAAAAGCTCCAAAAGCAGAAAAACCGGCAACACCAAAAGTAAAGGCGAGCACCGGAGCGAAAGCAGCTACCAAGAGTACACACAGAAAAATGGGATAATTTATTTATCTGAATTAATACAAACCTCGTCAGCAATGATGAGGTTTTTTTGTCTGAATAAATGATTTTGTAAAATTTCTTCTTCCCCCAACCCTAAAGGGAGGAAGAAATTTTTAATCCAGATGTGTACATAAAAATCAACTTACACCCTGTCGGGTCGGGAAAGTAAATTGATTTTTATTTTGAACAGACACTAAAGAATTTTTATTATAATTAAATTTGCCTTAACCCTAACCTTAACCTTAACCTTAACCTAAAAAAATGAACACCAGACAGGAAAAACTCGAAGCTTTCGGAAGACTTTTAGATATTATGGATGATCTTCGTGAGAAATGTCCGTGGGATCAGAAACAGACGCTACAAACCCTTCGCCATCTGACTTTGGAAGAAACTTATGAGCTTTCTGATGCACTTTTGCAGGAAGATTTAACGGAAATAAAAAAAGAACTCGGCGATGTGCTTTTACATTTGGTTTTTTATGCCAAAATAGGTTCCGAAAAAGAAAGTTTCGATATTGCTGATGTCATCAATTCTTTAAATGAAAAACTGATTTTCCGTCATCCTCACATTTACGGCAATACCGAAGTGAAAGACGAGGAAGAAGTAAAACAAAACTGGGAAAAATTAAAATTAAAAGAGGGCAACAAATCTATTTTGGGTGGTGTTCCCAAAGGTTTGCCGAGCATGGTAAAAGCTTATCGAATTCAGGATAAAGTAAAAGGAATTGGTTTTGAATTTCACGATGCCGAAGATGCGTGGAAAAAAGTGGATGAGGAAATCAAAGAATTTCATGATGAAACCGATTTAAGTAAGAAAGAAATGGAACTGGGCGACGTATTTTTCTCCCTAATTAATTATGCCAGAATTTCAGGTTTAAATCCCGATTCTGCTTTGGAAAGAACCAATCTAAAATTCATATCAAGATTTCAGAAAATGGAAGAGCTTGCAGCTGAGGCAGGTTTAAAATTAGCTGATATGAATTTGGAGGAAATGGACGAACTTTGGGATAAAGCGAAAAGAAAATTGAAAGAATAACTTAAATAATTGTAACTTAAGTGTACATTTAAGTTTGAAATATTTCTAAAATCTATATAAAATATCTGTCATGAAATTCACCTACATTTTCGCTATACTTCTATTAAACTGCAACCCAAAAACACCGGAAAACTCAGCAACCCAAGATTTACAACCTGAATTTTCCCTTCCCAAAAAACTGAAGGAAGTTTCGGGAATGGCAATTTCACAAGACCAAAAAACAATTTGGGCCATTGAAGATGCTGGAAATAAAAATGTGGTGTACGGTCTAGATTTAAAAGGCAATCTTATCACAGATGTTTTGGTGGAAAATGCCGAAAACAACGACTGGGAAGACATTACAAAAGACAACGCAGGAAATATCTACATCGGAGATTTCGGGAATAATGAAAACGAAAGACGGAATCTTTCCATTATTAAACTTGATTTAAAAAACAGTTCACAAAAATCTACGAAAATCGTTCAGACCACGAAGTTTCATTACGAAGGACAAACTGAATTTCCGCCAAAAAAATCAAATTTACTGTACGATTGCGAAGCTTTCGTAGAAAAGGACGGCAGTTTTTATCTCTTCACAAAAAACCGAAGTAAAGGATTTGACGGAAGTTTTCTTGTGTTCCAAATTCCAAATAAAGAAGGTGATTTTGAAGCGAAATTAATTGGAAAATTGAAACTGGAGGGAGGTTACAACGATGCTGCCATTACTTCAGCTTCTATTAATTCTAAAAATGAAATCGTTCTTTTGACGCACAAAAATATTCATGTAGTTTCCGGTTTTACAAATGATAATTTTAATTCAGCTAAAATTCAGAAATTATCTTTAAACCATAATTCCCAAAAAGAGGCTATAGTTTTTCTTGATGATAAAACTGTGCTGATTGCCGATGAAAAGGATAAAAAAGAAGGTGGAAATGTGTATAGATTCGAATTGAAATAGTTCATGTAAAAAACAAACCTTCAAGGTTTCAAAAACCTTGAAGGTTTACTCACTCTTCAAATAAAAAAGGCACTGCCTTTAGAAACTCATTCCCACACCACCGGAAATTCTTCCGCCGTCAGATCCGATAAAATAATCCAGTCTGGCAGAAATCATATCCAGAATTCCAAGCCAGAAGCCGGCGCCGAC
It includes:
- a CDS encoding DUF5606 family protein, whose protein sequence is MQLEKIISISGKPGLFKLVSQLRNGFIIEDVTNKKKVSIGNSSQVSLLDNIAMFTFDKEVPLFEVFENIAKNYDYKETISHKSSEAELKEFMSASLPNYDTERVYVSDIKKLAQWYNTLHKAGYITPESFVKAESETVEGEAAEEINVEKEAPKKAPKAEKPATPKVKASTGAKAATKSTHRKMG
- the mazG gene encoding nucleoside triphosphate pyrophosphohydrolase, with the translated sequence MNTRQEKLEAFGRLLDIMDDLREKCPWDQKQTLQTLRHLTLEETYELSDALLQEDLTEIKKELGDVLLHLVFYAKIGSEKESFDIADVINSLNEKLIFRHPHIYGNTEVKDEEEVKQNWEKLKLKEGNKSILGGVPKGLPSMVKAYRIQDKVKGIGFEFHDAEDAWKKVDEEIKEFHDETDLSKKEMELGDVFFSLINYARISGLNPDSALERTNLKFISRFQKMEELAAEAGLKLADMNLEEMDELWDKAKRKLKE